From Mycobacterium colombiense CECT 3035:
GACCGCACCGACGACCAGGTGACCATCGACGCCGCCTACGCCATCAAGAAGCACGGCGTGGGCGTCAAGTGCGCGACCATCACCCCCGACGAGGCCCGCGTCCAGGAGTTCAACCTCAAGAAGATGTGGCTCTCGCCGAACGGCACCATCCGGAACATCTTGGGCGGCACCATCTTCCGTGAGCCCATCGTCATCTCGAACGTGCCGCGACTGGTGCCGGGCTGGACCAAGCCGATCGTCATCGGCCGCCACGCGTTCGGCGACCAGTACCGCTCGACCAACTTCAAGGTCGACAAACCCGGAACGGTCGCAATCACTTTCACCCCGGCCGACGGCAGCGAGCCGATGGTGCACGAGGTGGTGTCCATCCCCGAGGACGGCGGCGTGGTGATGGGGATGTACAACTTCAAGGACTCCATCCGGGACTTCGCCCGCGCCTCGCTGAAGTACGGGCTGAACGCCAAGTGGCCGGTGTACCTGTCCACCAAGAACACCATCCTCAAGGCCTACGACGGCATGTTCAAAGACGAGTTCCAGCGGGTCTACGACGAGGAGTTCAAGGACCAGTTCGAGGCGGAGGGGCTGACCTACGAGCACCGGTTGATCGACGACATGGTCGCGGCCTGCCTGAAGTGGGAGGGCGGCTACGTGTGGGCCTGCAAGAACTACGACGGCGACGTCCAGTCGGACCTCGTCGCGCAGGGCTACGGCTCACTGGGGCTGATGACGTCGGTGCTGATGACCGCCGACGGCAAGACGGTCGAGGCCGAGGCCGCGCACGGCACCGTCACCCGGCACTTCCGCCAGTATCAGGCCGGCAAGCCGACCTCGACCAACCCGATCGCCTCGATCTTCGCCTGGACGCGCGGGCTGGCCCACCGCGGCAAGCTGGACGACACCCCCGAGGTGATCGAGTTCGCGCAGACCCTGGAGAACGTCGTGGTCTCCACCGTCGAAAGCGGCAAGATGACCAAGGACCTGGCCATCCTGATCGGCCCCGACCAGCAGTGGCAACAGACCGAGGAATTCCTCAACTCGATCGCCGAGAACCTGGAAAAACAGCTGGCTAGCTAGCCGGCGGCTGGTGCCGGTCTGGAAGCCGGTCGGCCCCGCCGGTGCACTCGTCGATGAAGCCGGCGATGGCCGCGCTGACCCGCTCGGGCGCCTCGAACATCGGCACGTGCCCGACGCCGTCGAGCTTGGTGATCCTCGTTCCCGGCGGCAGGTAGTGGGTGAAGTGCCGGTTGAACCTGCTCGCGGGCACCACCCGGTCCTTCTCGCACAGCACCAGCTGGACGGGCACCGCGGTGTCGGCCAACTGCAGCAGGCCCGGATCCAGCAGCGACTTGACCAGCAGCTGGAAGTAGGCGGGGCAGTGCGCGGCGTCGTCGACGACAGCGCACAGCTGCTCGTCGGTGATCCCGTCCGGCGTCGCGGTCAGCGGCAGCGTGGCCAGCCGCCGGCTCAGCGGCAGCCGCAGGGTGCGCTGGCCGAGGAGCCGGGCCAGCGCCAGGAACGGCATGCCGGCGATGAACTTGCTGATGACCTCGAATTTCACCGGGCTCCAGCGGGTCCAGCCACCCGCGGCGCCGATGCCGGTGACGCTGCGCGCGCGCCCGCGCCGCTCCAGCTCGAAGGCGACCCAGCCGCCCAGCGAGTTGCCCACCAGGTGGGCGCTGTCCCAGCCAAGCTGGTCGAGCTGGCGTTCGACGTGATCGGCCAGCACGGACGAGCTCAGCAGCCAGGTGCCCGCGTAGGGCCCGCCGTTGTGCCCGGCCATGGTGGGGGCGAAGACCTCGAAGCGGCCGGTATCGGCCAGCCGCGGGGCCACCGGCTCCCACACCGTCTGCGACATGAGGAATCCGTGCAGCATCAGGACCGGCTCCCCAGAACCATCCCTGGGACCGAGGTGGATCGGCGAACGGGCCGCAGCCGACGCCGAGTGAGCGGGGCTCACGAGGAAGGAGCCGAGCAGACGAGCTTGCGCATAACCCGACATTAAATGCGGTACCGCCGGTACCGCAACCGCCGGGGTGGCGGCGGGCGCCGGTCCGTGCGGCTGCGGCGGCCGCCCGTGAAAAGATCGGTGCATCATGAGCACCGCTACCGGATCCAGCCGGATTTTCTCCGGCGTGCAGCCCACCTCCGACTCGCTTCACCTGGGTAACGCGCTGGGCGCGGTCACGCAGTGGGTCGCGCTGCAGGACGATCATGACGCGTTTTTCTGCGTGGTCGACCTGCACGCCATCACCATCCCGCAGGATCCCGAGGCGCTGCGCCGGCGCACCCTGATCACGGCCGCCCAGTACCTGGCGCTGGGCATCGATCCGGCCCGCAGCACCGTGTTCGTGCAGAGTCACGTGCCCGCGCACACCCAGCTGGCCTGGGTGCTGGGCTGCTTCACCGGCTTTGGGCAGGCCTCGCGGATGACGCAGTTCAAGGACAAGTCGCTGCGGCAGGGCGCCGATTCCACCAACGTGGGGTTGTTCACCTATCCGGTGCTGCAGGCGGCCGACGTGCTGGCCTACGACACCGATCTGGTGCCGGTGGGCGAGGACCAGCGTCAGCATCTCGAGCTGGCGCGCGACATCGCCGAGCGATTCAACAGCCGCTTCCCGGAGACGTTCGTGGTGCCGGACATGCTCATCCCGAAGGCCACCGCGAAGATCTACGACCTGCAGGACCCGACGTCGAAGATGAGCAAGTCGGCGGCCACCGATGCGGGGCTGATCAACCTGCTCGACGCACCGGCGGTGTCGGCCAAAAAGATTCGCTCCGCGGTCACCGACAGCGAACGCGAGATCCGGTTCGACACCGAGGCCAAGCCGGGTGTGTCCAACCTGCTGAGCATTCAGTCCGCGGTCACCGGCGTGGGGATCGAGGAGCTCGTGGGAGGCTATGCCGGAAGGGGTTACGGCGATTTGAAGAAGGACACCGCCGAGGCGGTCGTCGAATTCGTCGCCCCGATCAAGGCCCGGGTCGACGAACTGACGGCCGATTTCACCGAATTGGAGGCCGTGCTCGCGGCCGGCGCGGAAAAGGCCAACGATGTGGCCGGGAAAACGGTCCAGCGGGTTTACGATCGGCTTGGGTTTCTTCCACAACGGAGCTAGAACCGCTACTCATTTGGAGTCGTGCGATGAGTGAGCCGGCCAAGCCGGGCTTTTTCGATCGGCTGCGCGCGCGGTACGGGTGGATCGATCACGTCATCCGCGCCTACCAGCGTTTCGACGAGCGCAACGGCGGGTTCTTTGCGGCCGGCCTCACCTACTACACGATCTTCGCGTTGTTTCCTTTGTTGATGGTCGGTTTCGCGGTCTTCGGGTTCGTGCTGGCCCGTCGGCCAGAGTTGTTGAGCACGATCGACGACCACATCCGTTCCCAGGTGACCGGCACGCTGGGTAATCAGCTGCAGGAGTTGATGAACTCGGCCATCGACGCCCGGACCTCGGTCGGCGTGATCGGTCTGGCCACCGCGGTGTGGGCGGGTCTGGGCTGGATATCTCACCTGCGCCAGGCGCTGACGGAGATGTGGTGGGACGAGCAGATCGAGTCACCGGGCTTCGTGCGCAACAAGTTTTCCGACCTGCTGGCGATGGTGGGGACGTTCGCGGTGATCGTGGCCACTGTCGCGCTGACCACCGTCGGCCATGCCGTGCCCATGCGCGCGCTGCTGAAATGGCTTGGCATACCGCAGTTCGTGGTGTTCGACTGGCTCTTCTGGCTGTTCTCGATCCTGATCGGGACGCTGGTGTCGTGGCTGCTGTTCACCTGGATGATCGCCCGCCTGCCCCGTGAGAAGGTCAGCCTTGTCGATTCGATGCGGGCCGGGCTGATCGCGGCGATCGGCTTCGAGGTGTTCAAACAGGTCGCCTCCATCTATCTGAAGACGGTGCTGCGCAGCCCGGCCGGCGCGGCCTTCGGCCCGGTGCTGGGATTGATGGTGTTCGCCTACATCACCGCGTATCTCGTGCTGTTCTGCACCGCCTGGGCGGCGACGGCGTCCAACGACCCGCGCAGTCAGCCCGTCGCGCCTCCGGCCCCGGCGATCATCGCGCCGCACATACAGATGGATGAAGGCCTCAATACCCGCCAGACCCTGACCGCGATGGGATTGGGGGCCGTTGTGGCGCTGGCGTTTTCCCGTCTCGCCCGGTGGCTGCGCTAGCCGGTCAGCTTCAGGCCCGCGACGCAGGCCACGATCCCGCCGATCAGCACCAGCTTGATCAACGACGCCGGCTCGTCGCCGATCAGCATCGCGTATGCGACGGTGAGCACCGCCCCGATGCCGACCCAGACCGCATAACTGGTTCCGACCGGCAGGGTGCGCATGGCCACCGCCAATCCGGTCATCGAAAGCGCCACGGCGACAAGGAATACCAGCGACGGACCGAGGCGGGAGAAGCCATCGGATTTGTTCAGGGCCGTCGCCCACACCGCCTCGAGGACTCCCGACACAATCAGGACGAACCAGGCCATCACGCACCTCCACGGCGCCCGTCTTGTCGCCGGCCGGGTACGGGCCTGGTGTCAGGTGCCGACGGGATCGATGCTAACAAACATCCGACGGCGGACTGCGCCAGGCGCCGCGCACCATGACGTCCGAGACGCCTAAATGCTCATCCAGCACAACAAGATTGGCATCATAGCCGGCGGCCAGCACGCCCACCCCCGGCAGGCCGAGGGCGCGCGCCGGCGTCGCGGCGGTCGTCTGCACCGCGGCGGCAAGGCCGGCGCCGGCGTGCACGGTGCGGAATAGCCGGTCCATGGTTGCGGTGCTGCCCGCGATCGTCGACGTCCCGTGCACCCGTGCGACACCGGCGGCGACGTCGACGCGCACCGACCCGAGCCGGAACGCGCCGTCGGGCCGGCCGGCCGCGGCGATCGCGTCGGTGATCATCGCGACCCGATCGGGTCCGGCGGCCGCGATCACCGCCGCCACCACGTCGGGGTGCAGGTGCACGCCGTCGGCGATCACCTCGACGGTGACGCCCGGGTCGCGCAGCAGGGCCAGCGCCGGGCCGGGCTCGCGATGGTGCAGCGGTGGCATCGCGTTGAACAGGTGGGTGCCGACCGTGGCACCCAGCGTGATGGCGTGCCGGGTCTGCTCGTAGGTGGCGCCGGTATGCCCCACCGCCACAACGACTCCCGCGTCCACGAAGCGCCGGATCGCCGCGTCGGCCCCGGGTAGCTCGGGTGCCAGCGTCACCATCCGGATGGTGCCGGCGCCCGCGTCCAGCACCGTGTCGATCTCGGCGGGGTCCGGCTCGCGCATCTTCGCGCGATCGTGGGCTCCGCAGTGCGCGCGGCTCAGCCACGGCCCCTCCAGGTGGACGCCCGCGACCGTGCCCCGGCGGGTGGCGTCGGCGAGCGCGCGCACCCCGGCGAGCAGTTCGGCCGGGGACGCGGTCACCAGGCTGGCCAGCGTGGTGGTGGTGCCGTGCCGCAGGTGGAATCCGGCGGCGCCGGCGATGCCGTCGGCTTCGGTGTAGGACGCGCCGCCGCCGCCGTGCACGTGCATGTCGATAAAGCCCGGCACCACAGTGCCATCGGGGAAGTCCCGGTCGGCCGCCCCGGGCGGCGGGCCGGGCGCGCAGGCGGCGATCCGTCCGCCGGAGGTCTGCAGCCAGCCGGGCCGGCAGACCTGACCGTCGAGCACCATGGTGCCCGCGGCGATCACGACCATCGGCCGCCGTTTTCCCAGAAGTGGCGGATGTCCTCGAGCTGGCGGCCCTTGGTTTCCGGCGCGTAGCGGTACACGAAGACGAACGCGACCGCCGCGAGCGCCGCGAACAGCGCGAAAGTCCCTGCGCCGCCCAGTGAATGGAGCAGGCTCAGGAAGACGGCGGCGATGATGGCGTTAGCCACCAGGTTGGAGGTCAACATGGTGCTCGACCCGATCGAGCGTAGCCGGGACGGGAAGCTTTCGCTGGCGTACACCCAGCCCAGCGAGCCGAAGCCCATCGTGTAACCGATGATGAACAGCAGGATGCCGGCGAAACCCGCGATCGCGCCGCCGAAGCCCTGACCGAACACTGCCATCAGGACGACGTCGGCGACGATCATCATGGCGGTGCCCCACAACAGGATTGGTCGCCGGCCCACCCGGTCGACCAGCAGCAGCGCCGCGCCGACGGCCGCCAGCCCGGCGACCTGCAGCAGGGCCGGCAGCCCGAGCAGCGCGAAATTGCCGGTGAAGCCCATGGCCTCGAAGATCCGGGGGCTGTAGTAGATGATCGCGTTGATCCCGGTGATCTGGATCAGGAACCCGAGCACCACCACGAAGGCGGTCGCCCGCAGGTACGGGGGTCGCAGCATCTCGGTGAACCCGCCCCGCGCACCGGGCGCGGCCTCGCTCAACGCGCGGCCGATCTCGGCGAGCTCGTCGTCGACCTGCGCGGTGGGCTCTACCCGCAGCAGCGCGCTCCGGGCGTCGTCCAGCCGGCCCTTCAATACGTACCAGCGGGCCGTGTCGGGCATCCGAATCATCAACGGCAGCAACAACATTGCCGGTACGCAGGCCAGCCCCAGCATCCACCGCCAGCTGTGGGTGCCGGCCAGCAGGTAGCCGGTCAGATAGCCGACGATCAGGCCGCTGACGATCGCCAGCTGATAGGCCGTCAGCAGCGAACCGCGCACCGCCGTCGGCGCCGATTCCGCCACGTAGACCGGGACCACCACCACGGTCACGCCGATGGTCAGCCCCAGCAGCAGCCGCGCCGCCAGCAGCATCGGCAGCGAGACCGAGAACGCGGCCAGCAGCGCGAAGATCGTGTAGGCGAACAGGATCAGGACGACCGACCGTTTCCGCCCGATCACGTTGGCCAGCACGCCGGCGCCCAGCGCCCCGGCGATCTGGCCGAGCACCACCATCGTGGTCAGCAATTCCTGCTGGCGCGTGGACAATCCGAAGTCCTCGGTGACGAACAACTGCGCCCCGGCGATGATGGACAGGTCGTAGCCGTAGATGACGCCCACGCTGGCCGCGGTCAGCCCGACCAGCAGTCCGCGCCGCGATCCGCATGCCACGGCGTTCAGCGGTGAAGTGGTCGGCGGTTCATCGAGCGGGCCATCATGATCAGCGCGAACACGACGATGGTCCCGATCACCGCCACGCCCACCCGGATCGGCAGGGCGTCCGCCGACGGGATGATCCCGCCGGCCGCGGCGTTGGTCGCCAGCGGGTCGGCGGCGTCGTGCTTGGCCGGCGCCAGGGACGGGTCGGGCGCGATCAGCGAGCCGACCTGCGTGCCCTGTGGCGTGGAGAAGCCGTAGTCCAGCAGGTGCGCGGCCTGTTCCCACGGCGCGATCGGCACCCGCGTCCCGTGCAGCAGCACCGCCACCAGCCGTCGACCGTCGTGGTTGGCCGCACCCACGAACGTCTGGCCCGCGTCGTCGGTGTAACCGGTCTTGCCGCCCAGCGCGCCGGGATACTTGTAGAGCAGCTGGTTGTCGTTCTCCAGCTCATAGCCCGGGTGATCGCCGTGGCCGGGAAAGTCGAAGGTCCGCGTCGCGACGATGTCGGCGAACGTCGGGTTCTGCCACGCGTAGCGGTAGAACAGCCCGATGTCGTAGGCCGAGGTGCTCATTCCCGGCGCGTCCAGCCCCGACGGCGACGCCACCCGGGTGTCGGAGCCACCCAGCTTGGCGGCCAGCACGTTGATCTTCTCCAGCGCCGGCTCCATGCCGCCCAGCTGCATGGACAGCGCATGGGCGGCGTCGTTGCCGGAGTGCATCAGCAGCCCGTGCAGCAGCTGGTTGACGGTGAAGACGCCGCCCTCCTCGACGCCGACCTTGGTGCCCTCCGCGGCGGCGTCGTCGGCGGTTCCGGGGACCGACTTGTTCAGGTTGAGCGCGTTGATGGAGGCCATCGCGACCAGCACCTTGATGATGCTGGCCGGGCGGTGCCGCCCGTGCGGGTCCTTGGCCGCGATGACCGCGCCGCTGTCCAGGTCCGCCACCAGCCAGGCCTCGGCGGACACGTCGCCCGGCAGTGGCGGCGTATTCGGCGCGGCGACGACGCCGCAGCTGCCCAGCGCGTCACCGCCGACCGGCTTGGCGGGCACCGCCAGCGGGATCGGCGGGTCGCCGGCGGTGGGCGCCTCCGACGAGTCCACGGCCTTCGGGGTGTTCACCCGGTACGGGCAGTCCGGGGGCGCGGCGTTGGGTTCGGCGCCGGGTTCGGCATTCGCGAGCGGCGTGCCGAGCGGCAATGTCGCCGGTGCTGCCAACGTGACCGGGGCGGCCATCAGGAAAAGGGCCGCTGCCAGGCATGATGCGGAACGTAACAGGGTCATCGTCTGTGCACAGTAAGCGATCGGCGGCCCGAATCCGGGGAGCCGCGCTGTGACTGGTGATGCGGATGTTACAAATTCGTCGACGCGCGGGGGAGGTGTCCAGCCCCTACACTGACGGCTATTCCAAAAGACGGGTTGTGGTTCAGGCGGCGGGGCCCCCGCGACGGTGCCGGGGCGCCCGGTCCCCGGCCGCTGCAGGATCTGCTCAAGCTTGTCGAGAAGGCGACGCAGGTGCGGCGTTCCGGGCTGGACCAGGCGCTGGCCGAGCTGAAGCTGCACCGTGACGCCGCCACCGACGCCGAGTTGCGGTCGGCGCTGGCCTGGCTGTGCAACGCCGTGACGCGGTTCGGCCGCAACCCGAGCGCCACGCACGCCCGCGAGGTGGTGATGGCCGCCGACGCGGTGCGGCGGGCACCCGCCGGCTAGCGAGGCTTACAGCGTGGTGGCGGCCAGGTCCACGTGGGCCAGCGCCGGGTAGTTGATCGTGCCCATCCAGAGCCGGCCGGCCGCCTCGACCAGGCCGGTGACGGAGCCGAAGTCCGGATGCTCGGTGCGCAGGCCGGCCACCGCCGCGCCGCTGTCCGGGTCGAACGCGACCGCCCAGATCTCCGGCTTGATCCGCGGTTGCAGCCGCTCGGGCAGCCGCCACACCACCTTGCGGATGATCGGGGCGCGCGGGAACAGCGATTCCAGCGCCGGGTTCGCCTCGGCGACCAGCGCGGTCCAGATGCGGCCGTCGGCCCCGGTGGACAGGTTGTCGGGCATGCCCGGCAGATGCACCGCCAACGGCGTCACCGATCCGGCCCGCGGCCCGGTCAGCCAGTACTTCGACAGCCGGCGCGCCAGCGTCTCGGCGAACACCAGCGCCGACCCGTCGGCCGTGGCCGTCACCCCGTTGGCGAAGTACAGCCCGTCGGCCACGGTGGTGACGGCGCCGTCCGGGTCGAGCCGGTACAGGCCGCCGGTTGCGCGTGCCTCCACGATGGGCGCGGTGAAGTGCTCGAAATGGTAGTCGCTGGTCGACTCGGTGAAATAGATTGTGCCGTCTGCAGTTTCGGTGACGTTGGAGCAGAACTTGAGCCGCCTGCCGCCGACCGATTCCACCAGAACGTCCAGTGTGCCGCCGTCGGGGTGCAGCGCGAGCAGGCCGCGATGGCTGTCGCAGATCAGCAGCCGGCCGTCGCGGGCGACGTGCAGGCCGAGCGGCCGGCCGCCGGTGTCGGCGATGACTTCGGGGGCGGTGGCCCGGCCGTCGTCGGCGGGGATCCGCACGATGCGGCCGTCCTCCAGGCCGGTCCACAGGCGGCCGGCCGCGTCGACGACCACGTCCTCGGGGCCGTTGCCGGGCAGCGGGACGACGGTGACGCCGGGCGCCGGCACGCCGGGCAGCGTGTCGACCGGCGGCGGCTGCCAGCGCACCGGGCGGATGCGGGGTTTGCGCGCCATGCCCAGGACTTTAGAGCCGCGCGTGGGTCCGCGTCAGCACCTCGCGCAGGATGGCCTCGATGGTGTCGAATTCGGCCTGGCCGCTGATCAGCGGCGGCGCCAGCTGGATGACGGAATCGCCGCGATCGTCGGTGCGGCAGTACAACCCGGCCTCGAACAGCGCCGCACCGACCCGGGCGAGCAGCGGCCGGCGCTCGTCGTCGGTGAAGGTCTGCTTGGTCGCCTTGTCCTTGACCAGTTCCACGCCGTAGAAGAAGCCCTCGCCGCGCACGTCGCCGACGATGGGCAGGTCTAAGAGCTTGTCCAGGGTGGCGCGGAACGCGGGGGCGTGGGTCCGGACGTGGTCGTTGAGGCTCTCACGCTCGAAGATGTCGAGGTTGGCCAGCCCGACCGCCGCCGAAACCGGGTGGCCGCCAAAGGTATACCCGTGCGGGAACATGGTGGAGCCGTCGTTGAACGGCTCGAACAACTTCTCGCTGGCGATCATGGCGCCGATCGGTGAGTAGCCCGACGTCATTCCCTTGGCGCAGGTGATCATGTCGGGCACGTAGCCGAAGTCGTCACAGGCGAACATCGACCCGATCCGGCCGAACGCGCAGATCACCTCGTCGGAGACCAGCAGCACGTCGTAGTTGTCGCAGATCTGGCGCACCCGTTCGAAATAGCCTGGGGGAGGCGGGATGCTGCCGCCCGCGTTCTGCACCGGCTCCAGGAAAACCGCGGCCACGGTGTCGGGGCCTTCGAACTCGATGGCCTCGGCGATCCGGTCGGCGGCCCACTGCCCGAAGGCCTTCGGGTCGGATCCGAACGGTTCGGGCGCGCGGTAGAAGTTGGTGTTGGGCACCCGGAAGCCGCCGGGCGTCACCGGCTCGAAGGGCGCCTTGTACTTCGGCAGCCCGGTGATCGCCAGCGCACCCTGGGTGGTGCCGTGGTAGGCGATCGCGCGCGAAATCACCTTGTGCTTACCGGGTTTGCCGGTGAGCTTGAAGTACTGCTTGGCCAGTTTCCATGCGGTTTCGACGGCCTCGGTGCCGCCGGTGGTGAAGAAGACCCGGTTCAGGTCGCCGGGGGCGTAGCCGGCGAGGCGTTCGGCGAGCGCGATAGCGGGGGGAGTCGCGTAGCCCCACAGCGGGAAGAACGCCAGCGTGCCGGCCTGCCGCGCGGCGACCTCGGCGAGTTCGGTGCGGCCGTGCCCGACCTGCACGGTGAACAGCCCGGACAGGCCGTCCAGGTAGCTCTTGCCGCGGTCGTCGAAGATGGTGACGCCCTCGCCGCGGGTGATGATCGGCGCCGTGATGTCCGGGCCGTGCCGGGCGAAATGCAGCCACAGGTTGTCAGTCATCTTGCCGCTGAGCGTAGCCTCGCGATATGACCGCGGCGCAGCAGGTCAGCGAGTTCGAGTCGCTACGGCCCCATCTCATGTCGGTCGCCTACCGGCTGACCGGCACGGTCGCCGACGCCGAGGACATCGTGCAGGACGCCTGGCTGCGCTGGCACCGGCAGGACCCCGGAAAGGGATCGGAGATCACCGACCTGCGGGCCTGGCTGACCACGGTGGTGAGCCGGCTGGGCCTGGACAGGTTGCGGTCGGCCGCGCATCGTCGCGAGACCTACACGGGCAACTGGCTGCCCGAGCCGGTGGTCACCGGGTTCGGAGATTCTGCAGCCGACGATCCGCTGTCCGCGGTGGTGGCCGGCGAGGACGCGCGGTTCGCGGCGATGGTGGTGCTGGAGCGGCTGTCACCCGATCAGCGCGTCGCGTTCGTGCTGCACGACGGGTTCGCCGTGCCGTTCGCGGAGGTGGCCCAGGTGCTGGGGACCAACGAGGCTGCCGCCCGCCAGCTGGCGTCGCGGGCCCGCAAGGCCGTCTCGGCCGAGGCGCCACCCGAGCCCGATCCGGCGCACGCCGAGGTGGTCGGGAAGTTGCTGGCCGCCATGGCATCCGGCGATCTGGAGGCCGTGGTGGCGCTGCTGCATCCGGACGTGATCCTGACCGGCGATGCGAATGGCAAGGCGCCCACCGCAATCAACGTCATCCACGGCGCGGACAAGGTGGCCCGGTTCTTCTTCGGCCTGGCCCAGCGTTACGGCCCGGCGATGTTCACCTCGTATCAGCTGGGGCTGGTCAACGGGGAGCTGGGCGGCTACACCGCGGGCGTGCCCGCCAGCGACGGCTATCGCGAGTTGATGCCGCGGATCATGGCCGCGACGGTGCGCGACGGAAAGGTCTGCGCCCTTTGGGATGTCGCCAACCCCGACAAGTTCAGCGGCTCCCCGCTGCGGGCTCGTTGAGCTCGGCGGTCTCGGTGGCCCAGGGAATGCGGCAGGCGTCACCGGAATTGAAGCCCTGCTCGGTGATGCCCAGCGCGGTGTTCATCCGGGCCCGCATGTTCTCCACCCCGATCTGGTAGGTCAGTTCGATGACCCCGGCGTCGCCGAAGCGGGCCCGCAGATCGGCGACCTGCTCGTCGGTGACGGTGTGCGGATCGGTGGTCACCGCGTCGGCGTAGGCGATGGCCGCGCGCTCGTCGTCGCTGAACGCCGGTGAGCTGGCGTAGTTGTCGATGTCCTTGAGGCGCTGCATGTCCAGGCCGTCCAGCCGCTGCAGCATGGACCCGAAGTCGACGCACCACGAGCAGCCGACCGTGCGTGCGGTCCAGAACACCGCGAGCTCGCGCACGCTGCCCGGCAGCGTCTTCGACGCCCGGTCCAGCATGGTCTCGTGCACGGCGCCGGCGATCATCAGCCCGCGATGGTGCGCGGTGACCGCGAAGGGTTCGGGAACTTGGCCGTAGCGGCGCTTGGCGATCCGGTACATGGCCCGGATCAGCAATCCGGCGCGCTTGGGGGGCAGGGGCT
This genomic window contains:
- a CDS encoding aspartate aminotransferase family protein, yielding MTDNLWLHFARHGPDITAPIITRGEGVTIFDDRGKSYLDGLSGLFTVQVGHGRTELAEVAARQAGTLAFFPLWGYATPPAIALAERLAGYAPGDLNRVFFTTGGTEAVETAWKLAKQYFKLTGKPGKHKVISRAIAYHGTTQGALAITGLPKYKAPFEPVTPGGFRVPNTNFYRAPEPFGSDPKAFGQWAADRIAEAIEFEGPDTVAAVFLEPVQNAGGSIPPPPGYFERVRQICDNYDVLLVSDEVICAFGRIGSMFACDDFGYVPDMITCAKGMTSGYSPIGAMIASEKLFEPFNDGSTMFPHGYTFGGHPVSAAVGLANLDIFERESLNDHVRTHAPAFRATLDKLLDLPIVGDVRGEGFFYGVELVKDKATKQTFTDDERRPLLARVGAALFEAGLYCRTDDRGDSVIQLAPPLISGQAEFDTIEAILREVLTRTHARL
- a CDS encoding sigma-70 family RNA polymerase sigma factor, translating into MTAAQQVSEFESLRPHLMSVAYRLTGTVADAEDIVQDAWLRWHRQDPGKGSEITDLRAWLTTVVSRLGLDRLRSAAHRRETYTGNWLPEPVVTGFGDSAADDPLSAVVAGEDARFAAMVVLERLSPDQRVAFVLHDGFAVPFAEVAQVLGTNEAAARQLASRARKAVSAEAPPEPDPAHAEVVGKLLAAMASGDLEAVVALLHPDVILTGDANGKAPTAINVIHGADKVARFFFGLAQRYGPAMFTSYQLGLVNGELGGYTAGVPASDGYRELMPRIMAATVRDGKVCALWDVANPDKFSGSPLRAR
- a CDS encoding SMP-30/gluconolactonase/LRE family protein, translating into MARKPRIRPVRWQPPPVDTLPGVPAPGVTVVPLPGNGPEDVVVDAAGRLWTGLEDGRIVRIPADDGRATAPEVIADTGGRPLGLHVARDGRLLICDSHRGLLALHPDGGTLDVLVESVGGRRLKFCSNVTETADGTIYFTESTSDYHFEHFTAPIVEARATGGLYRLDPDGAVTTVADGLYFANGVTATADGSALVFAETLARRLSKYWLTGPRAGSVTPLAVHLPGMPDNLSTGADGRIWTALVAEANPALESLFPRAPIIRKVVWRLPERLQPRIKPEIWAVAFDPDSGAAVAGLRTEHPDFGSVTGLVEAAGRLWMGTINYPALAHVDLAATTL